The nucleotide sequence GTATAGTTAGAAAATGAACAGTTCTTAGGGTTTGCCAATTTCCAAAAGAATCGACAATCCAGTGCAATTGAGCCGGTTTGTACATTCCTAAACCAGTAATAATCGCTCCTATTAATACAGGAATAATAGCCGTATAAACTAAGCGATGCCATCCATAGATTTTTCTTTTAGGATTAGAACTAACTCGTAAAGCTTTTAAATCATTGGCTCCCATAAACCGATGTTGCCAGCGTCGAGTCAGAAAAATATAAAGACCATATCCGAGTAAATTAAGTGAAAATAACCACATAGCCGCAAAATGCCAATGTCTGCCGCCTCCTAACCATCCTCCTAATAAAAATAGTGAGGGAAAATGCCAACCTGAACGTCCGCCAAATACTGGATTAGCGTTGTATATTTGTAATCCACTGCCGATCATTAACAGTAAACTAATGAGATTCGTCCAGTGAAAAACTTTAGCCAGTAATGCCTGACGTGGAAGTTTAGAAGATTTAGTCCGTTTAGATAGATTAAACATAACTTTTATAGTGGTAATTTGGGAAAAAGTGGAGCTAGTAAAAGTTGAATTTTAATATCCCAACCCAACAGAATTATGATGGCTCCTCCTACTAACAAGATTCCCCCAAGTCGTTGTAATCTGTAGCTGTGGAAACGTAAACCTAATAGTCGCTGACTTAAATAACGTCCACCATAAGCAATCACCAATAACGGAACAGCAGACCCCATTCCAAAGGTTACTAAAAGAGCAAAAGCCGCAAAAATCTGATGTTGAACGGCGGCTAAAACTAGAATACTTCCTAACACTGGACCAGCACAAGGAGTCCACAATAAACCTAGTTGAGTTCCCAAGTAAAATTCACCTAAAAGCCCCAATGGTAGAGCCTGTTTAACCGATTTTCCCACAGGGATAAGACTAAATAAACGATAACTCCATTGGGGAAAAATCGCCAACAGTCCTAAAATAAATAAAAGGGCAAGTGCTACAGTTCGGAGTATACCAGCTAATTCACTCAACCAACTA is from Gloeothece verrucosa PCC 7822 and encodes:
- a CDS encoding cytochrome b/b6 domain-containing protein encodes the protein MFNLSKRTKSSKLPRQALLAKVFHWTNLISLLLMIGSGLQIYNANPVFGGRSGWHFPSLFLLGGWLGGGRHWHFAAMWLFSLNLLGYGLYIFLTRRWQHRFMGANDLKALRVSSNPKRKIYGWHRLVYTAIIPVLIGAIITGLGMYKPAQLHWIVDSFGNWQTLRTVHFLTIPILIIFTLWHGFLAFKVGGIRLIKSIFATF
- a CDS encoding cytochrome c biogenesis CcdA family protein, encoding MSATVLSVGLAFLAGFVTVLSPCILPIIPLLIGRSFQSHRFGPMFLVFGLISGFAVAGSLLGVAASWLSELAGILRTVALALLFILGLLAIFPQWSYRLFSLIPVGKSVKQALPLGLLGEFYLGTQLGLLWTPCAGPVLGSILVLAAVQHQIFAAFALLVTFGMGSAVPLLVIAYGGRYLSQRLLGLRFHSYRLQRLGGILLVGGAIIILLGWDIKIQLLLAPLFPKLPL